The genomic segment CGGCAATACCGTGTGTGATGGACGGCATGTCGTTGATCTGCTGCGAGCTGATACTCATTGCCGCACCGGTCTTGGTGGCATTGAGTCCGCTCTTACCCGTGACAACGAGTTCTTCGAGCACAGTAACATCTTCCTCAAGGCTGCACGAGAGGTTCTGCGTCTCACCCAAGAGCAGGTTCACATCGCTGAACACCTGCGGCTGGTGACCGACGTAAGTGATTTCCACCGTGTAAGGACCGCCCACACGCATACCCTGTATCGTATAGCGACCGTCAATATTGGTCACTGCACGATAGACTGTTCCCGAAGGAAGGTGCTTGGCTGTCACCGTTGCACCAATGACTTCCTCACCTGCGGAAGTCACCTTGCCACTGATGCCTGACGTGGTCACCTGCGCAAAGGCTGCAACCACCATGAACATCAATGCCATGAGAAGGGATAATCTTTTCTGCATAATGAAATAAAGTTTTTAATTGTTATAATTTATCGTTGTTTTGTCTGCTCTTTCTCCTTCCCGTTGCCATTCCCAACAGACGAGAAGCGATGTGTTTTTATCAGCACTGCAAAGGTAAGAATAATCTAACGGATATGCAAACTATAACCGCTTTTTTGTAGGTTTATCCTTTCCGCCTCCATATCTGAACGATTTTGCGCCGAATTGCCCATATATTGAGCAACGATACCAGGATGAATATCAAGATGCCCGTCACGACGGATGGCAGCAGAGAGCCTTCTATCTGCGGGAAAAGTATCTCAAGAACAGTGTAATAATAATTGCGAATCAGCAGCAACAGCACAAATGCGATGACGAGCACCACCACGTTCAACAGGATTGTCAGCAACTGATACGGCAGCGCCACCTGAGAAGGACTATAGCCAATCAGCAACAGGTTCTCCAGCTTGCCTGCATTCTTCTGCACCAGCAAATAGATGCTCAGCATGAGAATATAGAAGCTGAGGGCTGCAATGACCAGTCCGATGCCCATCACGAGGAGAGCGGTCATTTTCAAGAAATAGGTGGTCTTCTCCGCATCCAGTTTATCCGTTTCCACTTCATAGTTCTTACGGTCAATATATTGTGCGATACGCTCATCTGCCGGATTGCCCACTTCCACTATCAGTCGCGTAGGCTGCGACGTGGATTGGGGCGCATAACGGGCATTGCTCCAATCCATGAACGACTGCGGGACGAGTATCGTGTTCAGGCGACTCGAAAAGCCGATGACACGACCTTTGAACAAATCATTGACACCGCTGCCGTGAATATCAATGTCGAAGTCAATCATCCCCATCAGCCCATCGCTGATTTTCGGCAACGAACGACTCTGGGCGAATCCGAAATTATACATATTTATATATACGCGCGGAAGGATAATGGGCACCTCACGGCTGCCCGCTTCATACTTCCACTCTTTCAGAGAAACATCAACAAACTCATCAGGAACACTCTCGAAATAGAGTTCCGTGTTGAGTATCCGCTGCCCATTGACGCCCATTGACGCACCAACACGATACTCGGTGGCTGTGAACACGCCGATGTTTTTCACAAAATCCTGCTGACGGAAGTCGTCAATATCCGAACTGTTGAACGCATTGGTGCGACCGGAAAGAGTCGTCCCCGCACCGATTTTCTTGCTCACAATCAGATAATCGGGCTTCATGAACGAGTCGCCTGAAGTGAACACCGGTTTCACGTCATAGTAAAACTGTATGCCCAAAAGAACAATCAACATGCCAAACAGATTGGCAAAGAAAAAGCCGGCAAACTGCGGGATGCTGATGTGCTGACGAAGAAGTTTCCAGACAAGAGACATATCTGCCGACGTTTTATAATTGAATAATGTGGTCGTATGCCAAGTCCATGTGCTTACCAATACTCGTGATGATAAGTCCGGCACCCTGTGCCCGCACCTCTTCCATCAGAATCTCCCCCATCACGTGTGCGTTTGCATCATCCAGATGGCTGATCGGTTCGTCGGCAAGAAGGAAGTCGAACGGCTGAACCAATGCCCTGATTAGTGCTACCCGCTGCTGCTGACCAAACGACATCCGACCAATCTTGGCATCCCATTTCTCAGCAATCCCAAGCCGCTCAAACCATGCCCTGATTTCGTTCTTCGACTTGAAGCCCGTCAGTTTGTTCTTGATTTCCACATTCTCATAAGCACTCAACTCCGGAAACAGGCGCAGCTCCTGAAACAACTGGCTGACGTGCTTCTTACGCACTGCCACCCAGTCTTTCACTTTCAGCGAACGGGTATCTGTCGAGTCGAACAAGATACTGCCACTATAATCATCGCGATAGCCGGTGACATAACTACAGAATGTGCTTTTCCCCTTACCGCTCTCCGCTTCGATAAGATATGTTTTCTCCTTTTCAAACGTCACCTCTGCCTTCCAGACTTCAGAGACCAAGTCTGCACGCAAGGAAAATACTTGAGGAATAACGTTTCTGAATACGATTGTTTTCATTTCATTGTGCATATAATGGTCGTTACGTCGCCGAACAAAGGCGTCACGACCGATTCTATCATCTTAAAAGTTTCTGCTCCGATGCGAGACTTCAACGCTGTCATCGTGAGCACCAATGCCATTTTCTTTCCTTCTATCTTCGATTGAATCTGTGAAGGAAGAGCCTCTTTCACCACAGGAATGCCCTCAGGATGACCGCCATCATGATGGAAACGACCGCCATAGAACTGAAGACCGTCAGCCACGCCGAAGGGGAAAATGTCCGTTCCCGGGGCACTGACGTTCAAATCCAGGCAAAAAGCCTGGGGACCTTTATCACGAATAGCCGTTCCTGCAGGACAAGAGCGCTTCCAGTAATCCACATCCTTCAGCCAATCAGTGTGGGCAAGTTGTGCCAGCAGTCCCACGACCGGCTTATCGTTTTCATAGCCAGAGATGATGGCAGCAACGTCACCATCAACACTACGAAGTATGTTGTCCATGTCAATGGCAGTGTTCATGCCCGCCAACAATGCCTGCAGCCCTTTGTTTGCCTGCAACATCGGCAACAGCGTTTTCCCATCACCATTCAAGAACAAGCCCAACAATGCTCCCTTCCACATTTTCCCGACAAACTTTTCCGACACAGGACGGAACGACTGGAAAGATTTTTTCAGAGCCTCGTCAATCTTGGTATTAAAAGAAAAAACATCACCGGCAATCTCCAGACATCCGTCCGCATTGGTCACCGCAGCAGACAACCACACCTGTGAAGCGTCAGCCTCTTTCGGAGCACCAATCATCAGCGGCAGAGCTGCAGCCTCAGGCAGCGCATCCATCTGAACGACCATACAGACGGGAGCATCTTTTCCTAAACGCTCAAAGACTCCCGTACTGCGAATGCCCGTTTCCTCATCAGCATCCAGATATTTCGCCATGCGCTGTTGCAACTGCGCCTGCTCGGAACTTCCCTTGATTGTCGGTCCCATCACCAACAAGGCATCGGAAGAGAAACCTATCAGCCAACTGTCGTCAAGAACCGTGAACTGATAGCCTTTGCGCTCCGTGAGCTGCTGACAACGGTGTGATGCCACGAAATGCTGCTCCAGCAAGCGGGTCAACGCTTTTTTGCTATCAACTTTTGCACACAGACCGAAAGTGCCGTCTGCCGTTTCAAACAGATATACCTTACTTGAGAAGTCCAAGCCCGCATCTTCCAGCCCTTCCACACCGAGAAGCGCTTGCAGCACATTTGTCCCGCTGCTGGTACTTTCCCCTTGTTGGCAGTCTATTGACAACAATGCGATACTCTCTCCCGGTATCACATCCACATAGTCGTCACTTGCACATGATGCAAGCAGAACGGAAAACAATATCCAAATAATGTAACGTCTCATTTCTCCCCTTTCATTTTTTCCTTTGAGTTGACTAATTGCATCATCATCACTGCAGACAGTCCTGCCGTCTCCGTACGCAGCCGACTGCTGCCCAGAGTAACAGGCACGTAGCCATTATCCATTGCCAAACGAACCTCGTCTATCGAGAAATCGCCTTCCGGACCAACCAGAACGATGATATCATCATCCGCCTCGCCTCTCCGTTGCAACTCCTCATACAGGTATTTCCGTTCAATCTCTTCATAGCAATGGGCTATATATTTCCTGCCTGTCCGCGGCTGTCGCACAAACTCATCGAACTTGCACATGACATTGACTTGCGGCTTCCATGCCTTCCGGCTCTGTTTCATTGCCGACACGACAATCCGTTCAATGCGCTCGGTCTTCATCACCTTCCGCTCTGAGAACCGGCAATCTAAGAACGACAGCTCGTCAAAACCTATCTCCGTTGCTTTCTCTGCCAGCCATTCCATCCGCTCATTCATTTTTGTCGGAGCGATAGCCAGATGCAGATGTCCGCTCCAGCAACGCACTTGTTCTGCCCGTTCCTTGATTTCGTACTTGCAGCCGTGCTTGTCTGCCTGACTGATGAGCGCCTTATAAAAACTGCCGCAACCATCCATCAGACAGACTTCATCGCCAGCACTCAAACGCAGGACGCGAACAGCATGTGCTGCCTCCTCTGGCGGCAACACATCAGAGGAAGCTGCATTCGGAACATAGAAATATCGCTCTTCTTTCATCTCTGTCTCTCAACTTTCCTCCCGACGCTTCAACTCATCACGCAACTGAGATGCTTGTTCATAATTCTCTTCTTCAATGGCACGTTCCAATGCACGTTTCAGCATATCCGAGGTAATCAGAGTGATGGGTATCGCCACCTGCTGAGCATTTCCGTCATACGGAACACTCTGGCGCAACATCAATGCGGTGTCTATATATAAAGGTATGCCCGCTATCTCTGACAACAGCACGGCATCGCTCGCTCGCAAGCGCAAAGCCTGCTGCAAAGCCATGTTATACAGATATGCCACCCATTCGCCATCACGCAACCCGGTAATACGTATCTCAAACGACAAGTCTGTGTATCGGGAAATGGCTGTCCATAACACTTCCGGCAACAGGACCTCCCCTTTCCCTCCAAGACGCTGGCGAA from the Prevotella sp. Rep29 genome contains:
- a CDS encoding ABC transporter permease yields the protein MSLVWKLLRQHISIPQFAGFFFANLFGMLIVLLGIQFYYDVKPVFTSGDSFMKPDYLIVSKKIGAGTTLSGRTNAFNSSDIDDFRQQDFVKNIGVFTATEYRVGASMGVNGQRILNTELYFESVPDEFVDVSLKEWKYEAGSREVPIILPRVYINMYNFGFAQSRSLPKISDGLMGMIDFDIDIHGSGVNDLFKGRVIGFSSRLNTILVPQSFMDWSNARYAPQSTSQPTRLIVEVGNPADERIAQYIDRKNYEVETDKLDAEKTTYFLKMTALLVMGIGLVIAALSFYILMLSIYLLVQKNAGKLENLLLIGYSPSQVALPYQLLTILLNVVVLVIAFVLLLLIRNYYYTVLEILFPQIEGSLLPSVVTGILIFILVSLLNIWAIRRKIVQIWRRKG
- a CDS encoding ATP-binding cassette domain-containing protein, with product MKTIVFRNVIPQVFSLRADLVSEVWKAEVTFEKEKTYLIEAESGKGKSTFCSYVTGYRDDYSGSILFDSTDTRSLKVKDWVAVRKKHVSQLFQELRLFPELSAYENVEIKNKLTGFKSKNEIRAWFERLGIAEKWDAKIGRMSFGQQQRVALIRALVQPFDFLLADEPISHLDDANAHVMGEILMEEVRAQGAGLIITSIGKHMDLAYDHIIQL
- a CDS encoding DUF4836 family protein, with protein sequence MRRYIIWILFSVLLASCASDDYVDVIPGESIALLSIDCQQGESTSSGTNVLQALLGVEGLEDAGLDFSSKVYLFETADGTFGLCAKVDSKKALTRLLEQHFVASHRCQQLTERKGYQFTVLDDSWLIGFSSDALLVMGPTIKGSSEQAQLQQRMAKYLDADEETGIRSTGVFERLGKDAPVCMVVQMDALPEAAALPLMIGAPKEADASQVWLSAAVTNADGCLEIAGDVFSFNTKIDEALKKSFQSFRPVSEKFVGKMWKGALLGLFLNGDGKTLLPMLQANKGLQALLAGMNTAIDMDNILRSVDGDVAAIISGYENDKPVVGLLAQLAHTDWLKDVDYWKRSCPAGTAIRDKGPQAFCLDLNVSAPGTDIFPFGVADGLQFYGGRFHHDGGHPEGIPVVKEALPSQIQSKIEGKKMALVLTMTALKSRIGAETFKMIESVVTPLFGDVTTIICTMK
- a CDS encoding 16S rRNA (uracil(1498)-N(3))-methyltransferase — its product is MKEERYFYVPNAASSDVLPPEEAAHAVRVLRLSAGDEVCLMDGCGSFYKALISQADKHGCKYEIKERAEQVRCWSGHLHLAIAPTKMNERMEWLAEKATEIGFDELSFLDCRFSERKVMKTERIERIVVSAMKQSRKAWKPQVNVMCKFDEFVRQPRTGRKYIAHCYEEIERKYLYEELQRRGEADDDIIVLVGPEGDFSIDEVRLAMDNGYVPVTLGSSRLRTETAGLSAVMMMQLVNSKEKMKGEK
- a CDS encoding UvrB/UvrC motif-containing protein, yielding MSLTLLRFKGFSEIYGNDGLGLLVLTTEDETRQLSVVCDRWTLRQFTLRQRLGGKGEVLLPEVLWTAISRYTDLSFEIRITGLRDGEWVAYLYNMALQQALRLRASDAVLLSEIAGIPLYIDTALMLRQSVPYDGNAQQVAIPITLITSDMLKRALERAIEEENYEQASQLRDELKRREES